The following coding sequences are from one Salvia hispanica cultivar TCC Black 2014 chromosome 3, UniMelb_Shisp_WGS_1.0, whole genome shotgun sequence window:
- the LOC125215061 gene encoding polyadenylate-binding protein-interacting protein 7-like has protein sequence MSLSAMGASVANKKLSAEATLNPNAAEFVPFSLRSQAANVKILDTPPKFTTSGKSVLDRSESSVSNNSNSEEEAQQYWSHQLPDDITPDFKVMGIDNDSNEASRYTSPTNSGFALKEQQAFSLHPLDGIGNPRAGKLRYPVSSIGECFHSSLAKPWDRQVRSGTDQLLTAEGNPYNGNMNQAFVAEMSNEQLLDNADLCRLEFLASQFPYFSAESIADAYLSNGGDLNLTINVLTQLELRVDGGSTQTLSSKAFSTPNISASNLPPLRVPNGPRKLAGEYQQNVSPNWSTDSSRQVRSFSTIPSSHFSPAARRTASQESSIWKYDRNGSSDARQVLASAYNSGQTNSIYGDRLQSRGSPLTSPARLQTGLSYANMYSEKREEPRDHVRAQNTYIEQARQAHLAGNKTLAKELSILGQLHDLQMKAVKGDAQESFFHQRNLDVTNGTEQIIDLHGLNVTEAIFVLKRELAILRNAARSVDQRVLVSIGVGAGHHTRGSPTPARLRVAVQQYLLEEEGLNYTEPRPGLLRVVIY, from the exons ATGAGCTTGTCGGCAATGGGTGCTTCTGTAGCTAACAAGAAGCTCAGTGCTGAAGCAACTTTGAATCCAAATGCTGCAGAGTTCGTCCCATTTTCTCTCAGGTCACAGGCTGCGAACGTGAAGATTCTAGACACGCCCCCGAAATTCACCACCTCGGGGAAATCTGTGTTAGATAGATCAGAGTCATCAGTTTCGAATAACTCCAACTCTGAAGAAGAGGCGCAGCAGTACTGGTCTCACCAGCTCCCTGACGACATTACTCCTGACTTCAAGGTGATGGGGATAGATAACGATTCCAACGAAGCCTCAAGGTATACGTCTCCAACAAACAGTGGCTTTGCGTTGAAAGAACAGCAAGCATTTTCTCTTCATCCCTTAGATGGTATTGGTAACCCTCGTGCTGGAAAGCTGAGATATCCCGTCTCATCCATTGGCGAATGTTTTCATTCGTCTCTTGCTAAACCTTGGGACAGGCAAGTTCGCAGTGGCACTGATCAGCTTCTTACAGCAGAAGGGAATCCTTATAATGGCAACATGAATCAAGCTTTCGTGGCTGAAATGTCTAATGAGCAATTGTTGGACAATGCAGACTTGTGCCGTCTTGAGTTTTTAGCCTCACAGTTTCCATATTTCTCTGCTGAAAGCATTGCAGATGCGTATTTGTCTAATGGAGGTGATCTGAACCTGACAATCAATGTGCTTACTCAGCTCGAG CTCCGTGTTGATGGAGGTTCGACTCAGACTCTTAGTTCAAAGGCTTTCTCCACCCCAAATATCAGCGCCTCGAATCTTCCTCCTCTCCGTGTCCCAAATGGTCCAAGAAAGCTTGCTGGTGAATATCAGCAAAATGTCAGCCCTAATTGGTCTACTGATAGTTCACGGCAAGTGAGATCCTTCTCGACCATCCCATCGTCACATTTTTCTCCAGCTGCAAGGAGAACAGCATCTCAAGAGTCTAGCATATGGAAGTATGACAGAAACGGTTCTTCAGATGCTAGACAAGTTCTGGCGAGCGCCTATAATAGTGGTCAGACGAACAGCATTTATGGTGATAGGTTGCAAAGTCGGGGATCGCCTCTTACTTCTCCGGCCAGGCTTCAAACTGGATTATCATATG CAAACATGTATTCTGAGAAACGAGAGGAACCCCGCGATCATGTACGCGCGCAGAATACATATATTGAGCAG GCACGACAAGCACACCTTGCTGGTAACAAGACCCTAGCCAAGGAGCTGAGCATTCTCGGACAGCTGCATGATCTGCAGATGAAAGCAGTCAAAGGGGACGCTCAAGAGTCATTCTTTCATCAAAG GAATTTGGATGTAACGAATGGGACAGAGCAAATAATCGATCTACATGGTCTAAACGTGACCGAGGCCATTTTTGTACTCAAACGCGAGCTTGCCATTCTGAGGAATGCAGCGAGGTCAGTGGACCAACGTGTGCTCGTCTCCATTGGTGTTGGGGCTGGTCATCACACGAGGGGATCACCCACGCCTGCTAGACTTCGTGTTGCTGTGCAACAGTATCTCCTGGAGGAGGAGGGCCTCAACTACACCGAGCCTCGGCCGGGGCTCCTTCGGGTTGTGATATACTGA